The genomic stretch GATGCGTTGATTCATTTCGGTACTCATGGCAGTTTAGAGTTCACTCCGCGCAAACAAGTTGCTTTGTGTAGCAATGACTGGTCCGACCGTCTGGTAGGTGCATTACCTCATTTTTATATTTATTCCATCGGCAATGTAGGCGAAGGGATGATTGCTAAGCGTCGTTCGTATGCGGGATTGCAATCTTACCTTACTCCACCTTTTATGGAAAGTAGTGTTCGCGCCATTTATCGTGAACTGACTGAGGCTGTCAAGACATACAATAATTTGCTTCCGGCTGATGGGCAGGCTGTACTGTCTACTGGAAATAAAGAAGCTTTGAACCGTGCTTCATTGATGGTAAAGAAACTCACGGTGAAACTGGGCATCCATCGTGAATTGGGATTGGATAGTCTTCTTACTGTTCCTTATGCTGAAGAAGATATTCAGCGTATAGAAAATTTTGCTGAGGAGCTGGCAAATGAGAAGATTACAGGTCAGTTGTATACAATGGGGATTCCCTACGAACCCATTCGTATTACTTCCAGTGTGTATGCTATGGCTACCGAGCCGATAGCCTATAGTCTGTTGGCATTAGATAAACTACGTAATCGTGCGGACGGACAGGTAGAGAAACATCGCACTCTTTTTACTCAACGTTATTTGGAACCTGCACGTGATTTGGTCACTCGTTTATTGGCTGATCCGTCGTTGGTTTCTGACGAATTGATTTGTCGTATTACTGGCATTACTTCCGATGAACTTGCTAAAGCACATGAAATCAATAAATCCCGTAATACTCCCCAAGGCATGATGGCCATGATGATGGCATTAGCTGAAGAGGCTCCGGCTGAGGCTAAAACACATGCTGATATGAGCGGTGGAATAATGCAGGCTGACCAAAGCGTACGTTCGAAAAGGAATAGCATATCTGAGTCAATGAAAGAGAAAATGAAGGAAATAGCGAAAGGTATGAATCCTGAGAAAGCTATGGAACTTGCAAAAAGAATAGGTGCAAGCCCTGAAGCTTTAAAGAAAATGGAAACAGGAATGTACAAGAGCCATGCTGTAGGTATGAATACACTGGCCAAAGATACGGTTATAATGAAAACAACTTCTCGAGGAAAACGTGAAAAAGCGGATAGTGATAAATTCGGAGGCATGGAAGCGATGATGAAAGTTATGATGTCCAAGAAAAAAGAATACTCTAAAGAGGAGATAAATTTTGCTTTGGCTGTCATGGAAGTAGAACGCACTTTGAAGAATGTGGGTAATTATAAGAGTGCTCTTTTGGAAAGTCCGGAAAGAGAATTGACCTCTATGGTTAATGCGTTGAATGGAGGATATACACAACCTTCACCGGGTGGCGATCCTATCGCCAATCCTAATACTTTACCTACGGGACGAAATCTTTTTGCTATCAATGCTGAAGAAACTCCGTCGGAATCTGCATGGGAGAAAGGGAAACAATTGGCTGACAATACTATCGAAATGTATCGTCGTCGTCATAATGACTCTATTCCCCGTAAAGTAAGCTATACATTATGGAGTGGAGAATTTATAGAAACCGGTGGCGCTACTATTGCACAGGTATTGTATATGTTAGGTGTAGAGCCTATTCGTGATACGTTCGGACGCGTGACGGATCTTCGTTTGATCCCTTCGGCAGAATTGGGGCGTCCTCGTATTGATGTTGTGGTGCAAACTAGCGGGCAGTTGAGAGATATTGCCGCTTCACGCCTGTTCCTTATCAACCGTGCCGTAGAGATGGCTGCCAATGCTAAAGAGGATCAATTTGAAAATCAAGTGGCGGCAGGTGTTGTGGAAGCTGAACGTGTATTGATAGAAAAAGGTCTGACTCCGAAAGAAGCCCGCGAAATGTCTACTTTTCGTGTGTTTGGAGGAGTGAATGGCAATTATGGTACGGGTATACAAAGTATGGTGCAATCTGGTGACCGTTGGGAAAGTGAAGAGGAAATCGCCGATGTTTATTTGAATAATATGGGTGCTTTTTATGGTAGTGAAAAGAATTGGGAAACTGTCCGCCAATTTGCTTTGGAAGCTGCTTTGACACGTACGGATGCGGTTATTCAGCCACGTCAAAGCAATACATGGGGTGCATTAAGCCTGGATCATGTGTATGAGTTTATGGGAGGTATGAATCTTGCTGTCCGTAATGTGACCGGTAAAGATCCCGATGCGTATCTGAGCGACTATCGTAATCGTAACAATGCCCGTATGCAAGAGGTGAAAGAAGCTATTGGCATAGAGAGTCGTACCACAATATTCAATCCTGCTTATATTAAGGAAAAAATGAAAGGGGAGGCCGGCGCAGCTAATACTTTTGCTGAGATTGTGCAAAATACGTATGGCTGGAATGTCATGAAACCTCAGGCTGTTGATAAGGAAATGTGGAATGAGATATATGATGTGTATGTAAAGGATAAATTTAACTTGGGAGTGCAGGGTTATTTTGAAAAGCAGAACCCTGCTGCTTTGGAAGAAATGACTGCGGTAATGATGGAAACTATCCGTAAAGGAATGTGGCAGGCTAGCGAGCAACAGATAGCGGATATTGCCAAACTACATACCGATTTGGTGAATAAATATAAACCGTCTTGTTCAGGTTTTGTTTGTGATAATGCAAAATTACGTCAGTTCATAGCTTCTAAAATGGATGCACAGACTGCATCCCGGTATAAGGAAAACATCAGTCAGATACGTGAAGTTGCTGCTTCAAAAGAGCAAAAGGGTATGGTGATGAAAAAAGAAGAGATGAATACAGTCGGTACGGAACAACAGACGAATACGGTAAGCAATACTGTTGTTTGTGTTGTAGTGGTGGCTGCTGTTCTTGTTTTAATTGTATTGGTGCGTTGTCGCCGTAAAAAAATGCAGGAATAACAGGCTATGGAAACAATTGTAGTTGTTCTTATGATATTGGTCTGTTTCAATTTTATGATGAAACAGACATTCCGCAAACGAGGATCGGTTGCAGCAATAGCTGTTGTAGCCGCCCTTTTTGTGGGGCTGATGTGCCCATATGCAATTCAGCAGTCTAAGACACAGATTGCTGATTGGCTGGCAGATGCTCAATTGATGCTTGACACTTCGGTGGTGCTTACAGTGGAAGTTGCCTTACAGATGGCTTTTTGTATGTTGGCTGTTCATGTGCTTACTACAGGTCCTGTTAAGAAACGTACTCTTTGGGCTTACCGTGCTTTACGTTGGTTTCCGGGTATTTTGATATTTCCTGTCTTGTTTAGCGGATTGGTATATCTTATCTTCTCTTTTCCGGGTGTTTCCTTTTCTCTTGTCGCATGGAGTATGGCGGTAGGTGTATTGATATTAATTTCTGTAGGCACATTGTTTCTTCGTTATCTCTTGCCGGAAAAGGAATTACGGTTGGAACTATTGTTCCTCACTAATGCATTGACCGCCATATTGGGAATTATTGCTACTGTAAATGGTCGTACCGCCGTAACAGGTATAAGCGAGGTGGATTGGGGGGCATTGACCGGCTTGATAATTATGCTGGCAGGTGGAGGACTCATTGGATTGGTTATATATAAATATAGACGAATAAAAACAAACATTTAAAACTTACTGACATTATGAATCTTATATCAGACATTCTGTTTTGGATTTCGAACGGACTTTTAGTTCCTGTTGTTGTATTGCTTATTGTTCTTTTCATCCGTTCGCTATTATTGATAGGCAGTTTTTTCGGGCAATATTTGGCTATTCGGCGTACAGATGCGTTGTTGCGTCAACAGCTTGATGCACTGACTATAGATACTTTGCCCGAATTGGAAAGCAAACTTCCAGTGAAGTCGAACTCGTTGGTCATTGTGTATATCCGTCGGGTGTTGGGGTCAAAAGACCGTCCGGCACATGTGCAGCGTCTGTTGGCTGATTTTGAAATTACTGCTGATAAGGATTTGGCTATTTCAAAAACATTGACTAAGATGGGACCGATGCTTGGATTGATGGGTACATTGATTCCAATGGGACCTGCTTTGGTGGGACTTTCTACTGGTGATATCGCTTCTATGGCATACAATATGCAAGTCGCTTTTGCTACAACTGTAGTTGGTCTGTTTTCTAGTGCCATTGGTTTCATAACTCAACAGGTGAAGCAACGCTGGTATTTGCAGGATATGACTAATCTGGAATTCCTTTCTGAATTGCTCACTGAAAAACATACAGCTTGAGATGAAACGTAATTTATTAAGAAAAGAGGAGGATAGTGACCCGATGAGCGTGGTCAGCAATCTGTTTGATGTGGCGATGGTGTTTGCGGTAGCGTTAATGGTAGCCTTGGTTACCCGTTATAATATGACTGAAATGTTTAGTCAGGAGGATTTTACGATGGTGAAGAATCCGGGTAAGGAAAACATGGAAATTATAACCAAGGAAGGGCAGAAGATAAACCGCTATACACCTTCTGAGGATCAGGATGCCAAAAGCGGAAAGAAGGGTAGAAAGGTGGGGATTGCATACGAATTGGATAATGGGGAAATTATTTATGTGCCCGAAGATTGATTGGGGAGTTATGGTTGATTGATTTTTTCTTCTTCAATCGAAGAGGTGTAGGCTGTATTTCATATTCAGTATTACGCCTCTTTTTATTTTGAATATTTACTGATTACAAGTAGCGGTCTGTCCGTTTAGTTACGCATTTCGAAACAACTCTCCTTTGATATTTGTTATTATTACAAATAACTCACTCATATAAGAACTATAATGATGCAAAATGAACTAAACACGAGCTTGATTGAAGCTGTAAAAGAAAAACTGCCACTTAAAGAAAATCTGGCCAATCTGTTAATAGATACTTTGTATATCGGTAAAGAGGCTATTTATCGGAGGTTGCGTGGTGAGGTCCCTTTTACATTAGAGGAAGCTGCTTTGATATCAAGAAAGTTAGGTGTTTCATTAGATAATGTAATAGGAGTCTGTTTCAGTTCCAATGCCGTATTCGATTTGAATGTGGTGGATCATGAAGATCCGTTTGAAACTTACTATTCATTATTAAAAAAGTATGTCAATGTGTTACATGCTTTGCAAAACGATCCTTCCTCTTCCATGGGTACTTCTTCCAATATTATCCCCCAAACACTTTCTTTGAAACATAAATCATTGTCTAAGTTTCGCCTCTTTAAATGGATGTATCAAAACAAGCATATTCAGTGCAAGCATTTTGACAAGGTGGAAGTTCCTCAAAAAATATATGATATTCAAAATGATTTTGTATCTGCTACCGGACATATACATTCTGTGGATTATATCTGGGATAGCATGATTTTTCATCATCTGATAAATGACATACAGTATTTTGCTGGGATTCATCTTATCACAGAAGAGGACAAACATCAGATTAAAGAAGAACTATTGCAACTGACCGACGAATTGGAAGACTTGGCTTCTAAGGGAAAGACAGAAGCAGGTAACAGTGTACATATTTACGTGTCTCATATTAATTTTGAAGCCACCTACAGCTATCTGGAGGCTGATTCGGTACAACTCAGTTTGATACGGGTGTATTCTATCAACTCCATTACTACGCAGGATTGTGGAATGTTCCTCAGTTTGAAAGAATGGATACAGTCACTGAAGAAATTCTCGACTATGATTTCAGAGAGTGGAGAGATGCAGCGTATACAGTTTTTCCAACAACAACGTGAAATAATAAGCACTTTATAATAGTTTCCTATTTACGAAAAACGAAATAGGAAAGAAATTCTGTTTACTGAAAATGAAAGTAAATAATCTGTTTATTTACTTTTTTTCGTTATCTGTTTTCTTATTCCTCAATTGGTCGTGAATCAGAAAGATAGAAAGTCTTTCATCTCTGTTTTAGAGCATAGAATTCCCATTTCCATAACTTAAATTTGCAGTCTGTTTGTTAATAACCAAAGAAGGGGAAAAGAATGAAGAATAAGATTGTGAATGAACTGATTACAGCCATGAAGGCACGTGTTCCTGAAAAGCAGAATTTGGCAGGCTATCTGGCAGATACATTATGTATGGGAAAGGAAGCCGTTTACCGCAGGCTACGGGGAGAGGTTTCTTTTACCCTTGAAGAAGTTGCCTTGATCTCTCGAAGACTGGGTATTTCCATTGATCAGATTATAGGAAATCACCTTTCGGACAGAGTGACCTTTGATTTGAATTTATTGAAGTCTTCTGATTCAATGGAAGGCTATTATGAGATAATCCATCGTTATCTGCAAATTTTTGATTATGTGAAAAAGGATGAAACAACAGAAGTTTATACTGCTTCCAATTTGCTGCCGTTTACTCTTTATTCTGAATATGAGTATCTGTCTAAATTTCGTCTTTGCCGTTGGATTTATCAGAATGGTGAGATCAAGACTCCTAATTCTTTAAGAGATATGCAGGTGGAAGACCGGATTGTGAGTGCACATAAGAAACTATGTGAAAGCGTGAAGAAATGCCGGAAAACGCATTTTATATGGGACACGAACATCTTTTATTCTTTTGTAAAGGAGATAAAATACTTTGCCGTTCTTAAACTGATAACCGATGATGATGTATTGCATTTGAAAACCGAGCTGTATCAGTTGCTTGCCATGATGGAGGAACTTTCGGTAACGGGAGAATTCAGTGAAGGCGGAAAAGTTTGTTTTTATCTTTCTAATATTCATTTTGAGGCTACCTATAGCTATATAGAAAAACGGGATTTTCAAATAAGTTTATTGCGGGTGTATTCCATCAATTCAATGGATTCACAAAGTTTTCATATCTGCCGGATGCAATGTAACTGGATCCAATCATTAAAGCGTCATTCTATCTTGATTTCAGAGAGTGGCGAGATGCAGCGCATAGATTTTTTACAAAAACAACAAGCTATTATCGATAGTTTGTAAAGAGTGCCATTTGCCACGAATTACGAATATCGCAACTTTTTTATCCGGATAGTGCGTACAATGCAAAAATCTATTTGGATGGAGCTTGTTTTTTATATTTTGCAACAGCCGCTTGCACTCATTGCATAATAAGTTGTCAGTCAGTTGGATTATTGTCTGTTTCAGAAATGAATATAATTCACAGCCTCACTCTATTTCCCGATATTTGCAGTATAAGAATTAGATGAGTATTCATGTTAGATGGAAGGGGATAATGAATGATGAAAAGAGATAATAAAACCTATAGAAACTGGCTCTGCTTACTGTGGCTGGCTGTCTTTACTTCTTGTATGGATGAAACTTTCACCGCTAGCGATGTGGAAGGTACATTTATATCTATTAGGGGAATGGCACCTCATACGGGTAGTGTGCATTCTGGGACTCCGGAAGATTATATCATTCATACGCTCCGTGTTTTGGCATTTGACAAAACGACGGGTGATAAAGTAACCAACCTATTTTATAATGCACATTCCGGTGATATTATTCGTCATCCCATTGATGCAGGAAGTTACGATTTTGTGTTTTTGGCCAATGAGCCGGCTTATCAACCGGTCCGGACTTTATTGGATGCTATCACTCATTATGGTGATTTGAATCATATAGCCTATCCCGCTGATTTTTTCTCATCAGAACAAATTATTCCAATGATGCAGGAAATAAAGAATGTGACCGTGTTATCCGGCGGACAGGGAGCGACATTGGAAGATAATACAACAGTATCTATATTGCAATTGGCTCTTGAAAGAATGGGGGTACGGGTAGATGTCATATTGAGGGCTGAAGATGATTTGGACCAGGCATTTAAAGGAATAATGTTCAGTAATTTGCCGAATCTTGTTCCGCTGACAGCCACTTATGATGGTCCGGCTATTGAACGGAGTGTGATACGTACATTTACTGTGGTTGATGACGGAAGTTATTTCACCCAAGGTACCCCGACAGCCGAATGGGATTGGGAGAAAAAGGTGAACCGTATCATCCTGCCTGCCAATGACCCTCTTTCCGTTACTAATGAAAGTGAGGCTGTAAACTTTACAATAGATATGGGGGATAATTATAATCCGTCTTGCAAATTGAAGATTGCTTCGAATCCGGTAAATTATAGTTTACCCAAGAATACAAAATTGGATTTGACCGGATATATTAAGGAGCCGTTGATGGTGAACATAGAGGCGTCTGAATGGGAGAATGTGGATGAAGATTGGAATATATCAGGTATTAAGGTACTGAATGTATCGGACTTGGAGGTCAGTATTACTGATTTTAATGGAGCACGTATTTCCTTTACCTCTAATATGCCGGTAGTCAAAGTGATGCCTCAACTTTATGTGGGAGCCGGGGGATTAGCAGCAGAAACAGAAAAGGTATTCAATGATTTGGTGTTGCTAAATGGAGATGTGAAAGACAGTGGAACCACGATAACCTATACTACCTCTCGTTTCTCATATATCTATGATAAGGCATCTCAAACCGGAACGGGCTATATGGATGTGTTGTTGGATGAGCAAAACATAATGGGTACACAGGAAACTTATCGGATTTTTTTGTCTGCTGAAGATGAAGACGGAGGTAGCCTGCAAAGAGAGATAAAAGTTCATGCCAGTCAACACGGGAAACGTTTTGAATTTAATCCGTATGGAACCGGCTATATAGGCGCTTTTTTTAGAAATGATGAACAGGGTGAAAGAATTATTACCGGACAGCAGAAAAGGAGGGACGGAACAAATGAACGTCCTCAGGATTTAGGTACACTCGGTCTATGGAAAGCGGAAGTGGAAGAAGGGAATTTCATTGTTCTGAGCTCTACTCCAAGCTTTGATCCGAATGTCGGGACTGATAATCCGGGAGTCGCAGAGCATTATAAGGTGCTTCCTAATAAGTATAAGGGAGAAAATGGAACTTATGTGGAAGGTAGGGGACGTATCTATTTCCGTATGGGAGTAACGGGAAAAAATGCCGGAACGACTCCTAGGTATGCTAAAGTGAAAATTCAATGGTATGGAGGAAGATATGGGACAGGAGATGATGAATTGTGGTATAATACCGAGTATATGTATATCCGGCAGGGAGAAGCGGATGATTACATCATGAGGCCTGGAACTGTAGATGCCATATCCAAGGGACCGTCACAGGGGAAAGCACGTGATTATGCTCGCAAAATATCGCCTTTCAATCTGACGGCTCCTGCTTATCTGAATGGTGGAAATGAACCCTATGCAAAAGTTGATGTGAAACAAGGAAGGTTTGTGAAATATCCCACTCAGGCAGGAGCATTTTTTCAATGGGGGCTTCCGAAGGATGCTGATCAGGACTATTTCCGTTTGGCTTACCATCCTACAGCCTATACTGTGAACCATTGGATTAAGGATATACAGTTTTTTAATAGTACATCCGAATTGTTTTTACCGGTATGGGGAACAGCGCCTATACCAGCAGAAGATATTTATGACTATGGGTATAAGGAAATATTTGAAACTTGTCCTGACGGATACCATCGTCCTTCTGACGGATATATTGACAGAATAGCTTATAACGGACCATATCCTAATAATATAGATCAGGATGGCGATCATGTCATTGTGAAGGCAAATACGAACAAGGATGTCATAAAGACAGTACTTACGGATTATAGCGTTGAAATAGCATTTTCTGAATTGCGGCAATCCTTATTTAAAAACCCACTGAGTGGAGATGCTGGATTAAATGAGAATATTGGCGGATATGACGGTTCGCCGGAAGTAGGAGGGATTAAAGTAGACCGATATCAGAACTTTTGGCAAAGTAGGACTGATGTGGATGAAGCGCAAGAGCATATAACCTTCTTGATAGGCTTCTATGCTGATGGCTTTTTTGACCGCAGACCTATTAAGATGGGGTCAGCTGACGGTAGTTATCCTTATTGTGTATCATCGGGTAACGCACAGGCAGCTTATTTGGGAATTTTAGTATATAATGAGGCGAATAATGCTTCTGTCTTTTTTCCGTCAGCAGGAAGACGCCAGAATAAGGATAGTAGTCTGGAATTTACAGGACAGACCGGCTATTACCATACCGCTTCTATAGCTGCGTCTTCTGCCGAAGATCCTCATGCTGTGTGGAGCATGTCTCTGGGTAAGTGGCCGAATCCCGGTTTGATGTATCAGTTGCCGACCTTTGGTCAGTCTATCCGTTGCGTCAGGGATGAAGTAATTAGTAGAAAGTGATGATATGTATTTAATGAAATGAGAAAATGAAAGAATTTGTATTATATATAGTTTGTCTTTGGTGTCTGGCTTTTCTAATGTCAGGCTGTGAAGATTCTATCCACCTATCGGAGCGGCCTGATAATAATAAACCTCAAGCAGATAAGGTGCAGATTGAAATCTTTGCCCGTGCGAATTCATATCATTATCCTACAGTCCGTACCATGGATGATGAAGATAGGGTAGGGAAGACTCCATGGATATTGGTATTCAATGGAGAAAATGCAAATGCCACCTTTGTAGAGGCGGTACAGGCTTTTGAGATGGTGGGAAAAAGGTATGTCATATTGACCAAACAGTCCGGCAATAGCAAGTATCAGTTACTGATATTGGCGAATCCATTGAATGATAAGTTTTATTATGGAAATAATGTGACTGAATATTTATTTACAGAATCGGATCTACGGATGAATATGATACCGGGGATAACGACATTGTCCGAAGTTTGTGCCAAAATCCTGACTGAACCGTTAGAAAGCCCTGCAACCTCTGTCATTCCTTTTAGTAATGACGGAAAGACTATTCCTATGAGTTATTTGCTTGGAGTAGACAAAATAGATACTACAACACGGATTGAAAATAGTGATGGGAGTACTATAGAGCTCATTCGTGTAGCAGCAAAAGTGGTGGTAGCTAATAAAGCCGATAACTTTTATTTGAAAGGAATTACAGCAGTAGTCAATGTACCTCGACAAGGGCGATTGCATAATCAGGATGGTACAGTTATGAATAATATGGCAAACTTGACGGAATATTGTCAGACTGGTTATGGTTCTTCTTTGGTAGTGACGGATAATTCGGCGGTGGGACAAAGTACGGAAATGAAACCGTTATATTTGTATGAGTCCGATATTCAGAACAATACCTACTTGATTGTAGAAGGAACTTATGAAAATAAAGACTATTTCTATAAGTTGGTGCTGGTTGACGGAAAATATAATCTCATGGATATTTTACGCAATCATTCATACACATTTACCATTATTAAAGCTAAGGGGCCCGGTTATGATACGGTAGAGGATGCCAAGGCATCCAAAGCTTCCAATGTTGATTTGGATTATAAGTTATCAGTTGATGATAGTTACTCTTATGAAATGATATCCAACAATGATTTTTATTTGGGGGTAAGTAATTCAGTATTTATAGCTTATGCCAGTGAAGATAAAATTTATGAAGTAACTAGTGTGGCTACTAATTGTAAAACGAACTTTCCTAATTCATGTCGTATTGGTGATAATCATATAGAAGTGGATGATGCTTTTTCACTGACTAACCCGGCTGATGGGGCAAGAATACCTATAGTGGAAGGGAGTACACCTGACCCTAATATTACTCAGGTAGAATCCTTAATCACTTCCAAATTGAGGCTGCATGAAGATTATCAGACGGATGAGGGAGGAATTTATAGGAAGAACGCATACATCACCTTGAAATTAGGCAATTTGGAGAAAAAGATTCGCGTCAGGCAAAGACTTGCTGTACCCCAAGAAGGGCTGATTTTGAAATATATGCCTACTACTGAAGATGTGGATAGTTATGATATGAATTTTTATTGTCTGACTGCTTATGTGGAGGATGGGGCCGATAATCCCAAGACTTGGATAAAACTACGTCCTTCATCAAGCGATGGACGGAATATAACAGATCGGATAACAGTAGATGATGGGAAAATTTATATGGAGGTAACAGCTAATGAAGGGACGGCATCCCGAAACGGCTTGGTGTATCTGACCACTATAAAAGCTCCTGATAATTCTTCCGGTATCCGTACCACACAACGTGTTAAGATTAATATCACTCAGAAAGGTAAAACGATTGTCTCAAATTAAAAGTAATGTAGATGAAAAAGAAAATACTATTCATTCTCTTTATATCGGGTTGTTTTCTGACCGGAAGTAATGCACAGAGTATTGCAGTGAAGAGCAATCTGCTCTATGATGCCACTTCAACTCTAAATATGGGAGTGGAATTGGGATTGTCACGTCAGTGGACTTTGGATGTCCCCCTCAACTATAATCCTTGGAAACCGGGTAATGGCAGGCGTTTGCGTCATTGGGGAATACAACCGGAAGCCCGTTATTGGTTTTGTGAGCGTTTCAATCGCACGTTTGTGGGTTTGCACGGTCATTATGCCGATTTCAATGTAGGAGGATTTCCTGATTGGGGATTCATCAGTAAGAATATGCAAGACAATCGTTATCAGGGATACCTGTATGGCGGAGGCATTTCAATAGGACATTCATGGATTTTGAAGAAACGTTGGAGTTTGGAGGCGTCTTTGGGAATAGGATATGCGCATATTGTATATGATAAGTATCCTTGTGCGGAATGTGGCACTAAACTGAAATCAGGCAGAAGAAACTATTTTGGTCCTACAAAGGCAAGTATATCACTTATTTATATAATCAAATAATTGAACCATAATGAAAAGAAATAGATATATCATAGCATATGTACTGCTTGCTTTTTGCTTTATCAAGCATCCGGTTGTAGGACAGAACCGCTCTTTTACAGGTACTGTCACTATACATCCCGTACGCTTGGAACAGGTGGGTGATTCACTCTATATAGAAATGGATATGGTGTTGGAGGATGTAAAGATGAACACATCTCGTGGCGCTGATTGGATTCCTCAATTGGTTTCTGCATCATGTACTCTTAATTTACCGCGTATTTCATTGAAAGGAAGAGATGAATACAAAGCTTATGAACGATATCTGACTCTTATGACTAACCGGGAAAAAGCAAGTTATGACTTCCCCTATATTGTGAAAAAGATAGTTGGAAGGAAAAATGCGATGATTTCTTATCAATATCACTTGCCTTACGAGGCATGGATGGCAGATGCCTGTCTGAATATACGGCGTGACGAGTGCGGTTGCGGTGAAACTGCCTGGATGGAAATAGAACCTTTGATGGAAAAAGTAACATTGGAGTATCCTCTGATTCCCTATGTGATAACTCCTCATCTGGCCTATATCAGGCCTGTTGTAGAACAGGTAAAACAGAGAGATGTACAGGCGGAATGTTTTTTAGATTTTGAAGTGAATAAAGTGGATATCCGTCCTGAATATATGAATAATCCGCAGGAACTGGCCAAGCTTCGTGCGATGATTGACGAACTGAAAGCAGACGCTGATATTCAAGTGAAAAGTTTGGATATTATCGGTTATGCCTCACCGGAAGGTTCGTTGGCAAATAATAAACGGTTGTCTGAAGGACGCGCTTTGGCGCTTCGTGATTATTTGGCAGGCTTATATGACTTTCCCCGTTCCCAATACAATATCTTGTTTGGTGGAGAAAATTGGGCAGGCTTGGTAAAAACACTCCAACATACAAATATTGATTACCGAAAAGAGTTATTGAACATGATTACAAACAACCCCTATGACCAAACCTTAAAATTGAAGTTGCGAGAATTTCGTGGAGGTATCCCCTATCAATATTTGTTGAGGAGTGTTTATCCTAAACTCCGTGTCGCCATATGTAAGGTAAACTATGAAGTGAAGAATTTCAAAGTTGATGAGGC from Phocaeicola dorei encodes the following:
- a CDS encoding BACON domain-containing protein, translating into MKEFVLYIVCLWCLAFLMSGCEDSIHLSERPDNNKPQADKVQIEIFARANSYHYPTVRTMDDEDRVGKTPWILVFNGENANATFVEAVQAFEMVGKRYVILTKQSGNSKYQLLILANPLNDKFYYGNNVTEYLFTESDLRMNMIPGITTLSEVCAKILTEPLESPATSVIPFSNDGKTIPMSYLLGVDKIDTTTRIENSDGSTIELIRVAAKVVVANKADNFYLKGITAVVNVPRQGRLHNQDGTVMNNMANLTEYCQTGYGSSLVVTDNSAVGQSTEMKPLYLYESDIQNNTYLIVEGTYENKDYFYKLVLVDGKYNLMDILRNHSYTFTIIKAKGPGYDTVEDAKASKASNVDLDYKLSVDDSYSYEMISNNDFYLGVSNSVFIAYASEDKIYEVTSVATNCKTNFPNSCRIGDNHIEVDDAFSLTNPADGARIPIVEGSTPDPNITQVESLITSKLRLHEDYQTDEGGIYRKNAYITLKLGNLEKKIRVRQRLAVPQEGLILKYMPTTEDVDSYDMNFYCLTAYVEDGADNPKTWIKLRPSSSDGRNITDRITVDDGKIYMEVTANEGTASRNGLVYLTTIKAPDNSSGIRTTQRVKINITQKGKTIVSN
- a CDS encoding DUF3575 domain-containing protein yields the protein MKKKILFILFISGCFLTGSNAQSIAVKSNLLYDATSTLNMGVELGLSRQWTLDVPLNYNPWKPGNGRRLRHWGIQPEARYWFCERFNRTFVGLHGHYADFNVGGFPDWGFISKNMQDNRYQGYLYGGGISIGHSWILKKRWSLEASLGIGYAHIVYDKYPCAECGTKLKSGRRNYFGPTKASISLIYIIK
- a CDS encoding DUF3868 domain-containing protein, translated to MKRNRYIIAYVLLAFCFIKHPVVGQNRSFTGTVTIHPVRLEQVGDSLYIEMDMVLEDVKMNTSRGADWIPQLVSASCTLNLPRISLKGRDEYKAYERYLTLMTNREKASYDFPYIVKKIVGRKNAMISYQYHLPYEAWMADACLNIRRDECGCGETAWMEIEPLMEKVTLEYPLIPYVITPHLAYIRPVVEQVKQRDVQAECFLDFEVNKVDIRPEYMNNPQELAKLRAMIDELKADADIQVKSLDIIGYASPEGSLANNKRLSEGRALALRDYLAGLYDFPRSQYNILFGGENWAGLVKTLQHTNIDYRKELLNMITNNPYDQTLKLKLREFRGGIPYQYLLRSVYPKLRVAICKVNYEVKNFKVDEAREVFKKRPQNLSLDEMFLVANSYPENSLEFLEVFETAARMYPEDEVAGINAAVASLSRNDLVSAERYLKRVNLKRNQPVYDNAMGVWMLLKGDDESAEKYFKNAADSGLDAAKKNLLELAEKKSDVIKME